The following nucleotide sequence is from Solanum dulcamara chromosome 7, daSolDulc1.2, whole genome shotgun sequence.
ATTAAGAGTAACAATTGAATAGTaattatatatgaattatgaagatGAGTATTTAAAGcaaataaaggagaaaaacaATAAGtaaatgaaaaagagaaaaatattagtgCATATAATATTTAAGTGAATAgtattaataatgaataaaaaataattgtgtTGTCACTATAATAAACTTTGCGTAAATAAATATGCTAAATAGTGGAGAAGTTACACCCAAAATAAAAAGGTTATGGAGTTGAAACCAAATGATTGCTCTTTTCCGTTCAAGTCCAAGGCAGGTGTGAAGAACTTCAACAAACTTAGGAAGTTtaaatattgtattatatgttCTTGCATATAGACGACTGAATAGCCAAATTATAGATGAGAGAGCTCTTTGTATTATACAAAGCATAGGACTCCTATTTCTATATACAAGAGTCAAGAGGGTTTTCTCATTTTTAGCGTTAATTACTATTTAAACAATATTACAATATATGCAATAATATAGttatttaaatgaaaaaatatgtatttttcttattttagtaTACGTGTGTTATCACACGTGTATGGCGTGTCGATTCATTAGcactaaaacataaaaaaagaatagattattgaaaaatagtaattaacgctaaaaatgagaaaacttATGTATAAGGCTAATACTACAATAAATACAGTGCTCCTAAACCCCGCTAAGCCTAAATCCAAACCTGAAGTTGTGTCATGTCTATCTAATTACCTCTCTCAAATACTTCTTTGATCTATATCTACTTTTTCTCACATCCACTATATCCAACCTCCCACATTTCCCTACAGTCATACAAATATTTATCCTGTTTTATTTGCAGATctcctatattttttttattgatatcaTGTGAAAAATGTCATAATAACTAATAGGAAAAAGGCCTAAATATGTCGTCGAATTATTAGCAAACtaaatgaaaaacaaaagaaaactcACCTTTTGATTACCCTCTACTATAAATTTCCCAAATCAAAACATGCGTGCTTCAAGAATCACTTCAAATTATATTGCAAATAGAGGGGAAAAAGGACAGAAaaggtatatatattattaatataaaaacagggaaagatgaaaagaataaacatgttggttttttaatttttctttacaaacaaaacaatgaaaaaaaatccAACTCACATTATGTCTTGCCTTTGATCGTAGGTTCTTCTATATATGTGCTTTTTTGTATTTTAAGTATGATATTATTTGTTTCCTAGATTATGAATAGGAGTGTTTTAAAACCAACTATTCTATAGACTTTTTTGAAAGTAGTTGTTTTTCCTGCGAAAGATGTTGCTTCCAAGCCTCttgattgattttttatttttttaaaatatttttttagtttagtTTTTTTCTCCTACGTTGAGGCTGCCGAGGCCTCTAgggtaaatttttttttttttttttaattgagaaaACTTAGAACTACGTATTACAATAAATTTAGGattcattaatttttaaaatgtatttttttttaccatatattttaggactctttaatttaaaaatataaattttagaaaaaataaaaaaaaacgaTATTGTCTAAAGAATAGttttttaatgaaggacaaaagattcaatcaatatttttaatgacaTTCATACTTCTAATATAGTAGTGTGCGGTGTACATAAAAAAGTTATCTAATAAAACTTGAATCTCattcaaacaaataaaaaaggaattaAAGAGATATACCTTTGATTATTTAACTACTTCATTTGGCGGCAACTAACTTGTTTCATCCAATTATTCGAATAAAAGTCTTAATTAAATGAAAAACATGAGAAATTACACTGGAGAATCCATTATCAATTGTTAATCatgtataattcatatataatCTTTAAAACTATTAcctaaaagaaataaagatagacagaaagatgaaaataatgaatgcAAGAGAAAAAGTAGAAGTAGAGGAACCTATGTCTTTTgtaaagtttgatccaaaatATTACTTACATAgaattgtataatttttttttaatataagataaaattcattttatataaaataaaattttaattgatttagaagtgtttaatattatgatttattaactaaattaaataagaaattttaattatttttaaaattataaaataaatattattaattatgagACCAAATAATTTAACTAACGTTTTACAATATTATTACAAATCAACAACTATTGAATGCACTGTTAGAtcgtaagaaaaaaaataacaattttaaaataaataaatcaacataTAACAACTATGGAAGCAGTGTTAGATTGTAAGAAAGGAATaactattttaaatattatcaaacTTTGAAAGTTTCTTTCAAACACGAAACTATGCGAATAAATGTATTAGGACTTTACAGTTATTAATCTTCTAATATCTATTATATATTAGGACttcttaatatttttgttgtgataattaattcaaggaaagaattTGTACAAAATATAATTCTACATTGATTAAAATTCTAAAGTTTAGGATTTGTTCAAAAAAAGGATCACTttagtaattaaaatttattaggACGGtagtttaaattataattatataaatatagataataatttaagaaaaatagtaaatgacgaTTTTGTCTAAAGCAGAGTTCTTTCAATGAAggacaaaaagttcaatcaatattttaagagtcttcatgcttttaatatagtactaGCATCTATGGACGTGTTTTGCACGTTACTCCCTATCaattaatatacaaaaaaatctcGATAACTAATTCAAAGTCCCATCTCGATATCTGACTCGAAACTCGGCCTCTACATTCGACACCTAAATCGGGACTCAACTATAGAATCAAGACTCGATCTCGACTCTCGACTCAAGGACCCAATCCCATACACATCCCAAGACTCAATCCAAGATTCGACTTCTGACTCGAGATCTAATCCCGACATTCAACCCTAGACCCAACTCGACCTCGACACCTGACACCCAATATTTATTCAGGACCCGACTTTCGACCTAGGATccgatatgaattatggatcGAGATCCGACTCCGATCCTAGATTCGGCCTTGCACCAGACTTCCAAACCAAAATTTGAACCTACCCAATCCTGACATTCGACATGAGAGCTGACCTTGACTTTTGACTCGAGACCCAATTCCAACATCAGATCTTGGACCTGACTGTGAATAGGGATCTGAACCCGACTCTTGACTTAGGATTCAATCATAAATTTTGACCTAGGACCCGACTCCAACTCTTGATTTGGGACTTGACGTCTGAATCAGAACCCGACCACGAAATTCAGCTTTTGAACCAAAATTTGATCTTGACACTCGACTCCGATGATCAATTAAAGACCCACTCTAATACCTAACCTAGAACCCGACCTAGACTCTCGATCTGAAACTCTACTCCAACACCCAACACGAAACCCACTCTAACACCTAACTCGAGACCCAACCCTGACACACACCCGAGATCTTACTTCGATTTCTGAGTAACAATCCGACACAAATTGAGATTCAACTCCGATCTGACTTGGGATCAAGGAGCTGAGTCTCGAATCATCGTGAATTTAGGAAAAAAGATTAATGACGGGAGGTTGTATCTtattgaattgttgattgaCATTTTGCCCTATACTGAAAAAACTctataatagaaaaaattatcatttgctatttttctacaatagaaaaaaattgtcatttactatttttttcactaggtatgttgttgtttactattttttaaaataattattatgcaaatatttaggactttaaaattaattaaagttataactattaaatatttactcatTAAGGATACAAAAGTCattcaatattataaaacatgTAGAAATTCCTTACTCATGATTTACTTGAAATAGATTTAATGTTAAGCTCATAATAGTATTAATAGGATAATATGTATCCTACaataaactctttttttttggtttcccaCCTGGTATCCGCTACCCACATTGGAGTCTGACTATTACAGATTTGTGCCGCGTAGGGCCCCATTTGAGGAACTGTTTCCCTTGCGCTTCCTGCAGGCttttttatagagagagagtAAGGGGAATTATCTGAAGAGGATCGTTTACTCGTAGCAAGAGCGCGAACTTTTTTCTTGTCTCCAAATATCTCTTTTGGATTTTGAAACTTCGATTCGTTATGTAGGCGACAACTGTTCATAGGTTGCTCGCTACCAAAGATTTTTTCTATATTCAGGGCTCGAATCCGAGACCTTTGGTTAAGGAAGGAACAGCCTCATCCACTGCACCACATCCTTTGGTGGTATCCTGCAATAAACTTAGTCTTTacagaaatatgttttgtttagtcctaatacaaaattacatttatacccattagtaattttttagatagagaaaattttaacttaaaagggcaaataagtaaatcaattttagtggatattttagtcaatcaacatttatattcatatttttataataatataaatagataatattatttgaaaagttAAAGATGAAGCATGTAAAATAATAGGAGTATTTACCTCTTGCGTCAAATTAAATTGGGAGAACTTATAAGAACCCAAACCTTTTGGATATTCCAAAAAGTTGTGCTAAAAATAGTAAGAAAGCAGAAGTGGAAATTTTAGTATTTTCCTATTAGTAGGAAAAGAAAAGTTGGAAAATTTAGTATGCTCCTACAAGTTTTAGTAAAGAAAAAGttggaaaaaggaaaaagttgATACAAGTATGGAGAGAAAAAAGAGGTTATAAAATTGGAATTCTCGTAAAACTCAACTATGTAATATAGGactctaaataaaaaaaataactttttttgcCCAAACCTACCCCCACCCCAAACCCCTCACCCATACCCCCTtccaaactatcctttttattcttttaaccctaaaattcaaacacttatttttaacaaaagcatttttatccaaacactcaactgcttatttataaaaataaatttcagcacttcaaagttctaaaagcacttcatatataaaaattactttttttaagctcatccaaacgggctcatataTATAGACAACCATTTCAATCCGGAACGATTTTTATTTTGTCCATGACAAAAATTACTGACGTTCCACCataacattaaaaaaaagagtttgtGACTTTACAAATACAGCGGTCTAAGTTTAGTGACTATTCTTGAATTTAACATGTTAATATAACTCATAAATAGGATTATGTACACTTGAGAACCTCCAGGTCAATAGGTCATCAAACATTAGAGTCAAGAGAATACCATACTATATTAGAAATTGTAAGCAAAAAAAACAGAGTTAATAAATATAGAGTTGGTGGTTTACAACAATTTACCAAAGGGAATTCTGAGGGTACACAAGCTACAATGTGCAGCTCCACACAAAATTCCATATTCTGTTGATACACACGGACTAGGGAAGGAAGCCCAACAATATCAGATCATATCCAACCTCTACCTTGTGTTCATCATAAATCTTCTTTTCTTAAGAAgcaaataatacataaaatgaGCTTCGTGCCACTTATTTTCTTCATCTAGTAtacaaatcaacaatttaagattaTGGCCACAAGGGACATATTTATTGGCAAGCATATCGTGACATATCTTCAGTGCATGAACATTCCAATTATTAGCACAAAAAGAACTGAGAAGACTTTCATATGATGCCTTAGAAGGGGCCAATCCTTTTTTGAGCATTGTATATGAGAGCGATAGAGCATCCATGTCTGCATAGACCTCTTATTAAAGTATTGTAGACGATGTTATCTGGAGGACAACCCTGTGCATTCATTCTGTTGAAAAGACTAACAACACAATCAATTTCACCACTTCGAAAATGCCCATCAATTAGAATAGTAAAAGTAACTTGATTTGGTTGGATGCCTTCATTTTGCATTGTATCAAGGTGCTTGTATGCATCTTCCATACTCTCTGACCAACAAAACCCAGAAATTATGCCATTATACAAGTACAAATTTGGCATAAGAGGAGTGTTCTTCACTTTGTTTATCAGCCAAAGTGcaagatattttatttgttccTGAGAGCTAACTGAGATTTTCAAACCGGTTTCCTTAGGCAACATAGCACTCTGATGAAGTAGACGGAACAACATTTCCTTAGATTCTTCATACCTTCCCTGTGGAACAAGCCCTTTCCCATCAAGTGACCTAATATTTCTAGAAACGCCACTGACCAAAGTAATATAAGTTACCAAGTCTCGCTCAATCTCACTTCTTTCCATCAAATCAACCAACTTAAATGCAAATTCAAACTCTCTCTTCCTTAAGAATTGTTTTATAAGAGAAGTATAAAGAACAGTATTTGGCATGAAACCCTCTTCTATCATTCGATCGAGGTATACACAACCCTTCTCTATCATGTTTTTTTTAACTAACCCGTTTATAAGAGCAGTATAAGCATAGTGGCTTGGTTGGACTCCATCTTCCAACATTTTATCGAAGAGCTCATGGGCCTGAATAGCTCGCCCATTTCTTGATAGAGCATTAATCATTGTCACAAACAAAGTTTTATCAGGATAAATTCCAGCCTCGAGCATTCTCCGGAAAACTCCAAGGGCCTCGTCTATTCTCTTTTTTCTACCCAAACACCCAATGACGGAATCATATATAGCAACACTAGGTTTCAATCCACTCTCTTCCATTTGGTCCAGAACTTCTAGTGCTGATTGTATGTCACCCTGTTTACAATATTCATTTACCATAATCAAGAATGTTGCTTGATTTGGAACATAACCTTGATCTTGCATAACTTCAACAAGAAACTTGGCATCCTCATGTAGTCCTTTTTGGTAAAGGCACTTGATCATGGAACTATAAGCTGACAGCGAAGGTTGAAGAGAAAGGCTTGCCATCTTATCCATGCAAAGTTGAGCAGAATCAAGTTCTCCTCCTAGACACAAAGCAATCATGTATATATTGAAACCTAGTGTTGCTATATATGACTCCATCATTGGGTGTTTGGGTAGAAAAACGAGAATAGGCGAGGCCATTGGAGTTTTTCGGAGAATGCTCTAGGCTGGAATTTATCCTGATAAAACTTTGTTTGGGACAATGATTAATGTTCTATCAAGAAATGGGCGAGCTATTCAGGCCCATGGATAAGATAGAGTCCAACCAAGCCACTATTTTTATACTGCTCTTATAAATGGGTTAGTTCAAAAAAACATGATAGAAAAGGGTTATGTATACCTCGATCGAATGATAGAAGAGGGTTTCATGCCAAATACTGTTCTTTATACTTCTCTTATAAAACAATTCTCAAGGAAGAGAGAGATTGAATTTGCATTTAAGTTGGTTTATTTGATGGAAAGAAGTGGGATTGAGCTAGACCTGGTAACTTATATTACTTTGGTCAGTGGCGTTTCTAGAAATATTAGGTCACTTGATGGGAAAGGGCTTGTTCCACAGGGAAGGTATGAAGAATCTAAGGAAATGTTGTTTCGTCTACTTCATCAGAGTGTTATGTTGCCTAAGGAAACCAGTTTGAAAATCTCAGTTAGCTCTCAggaacaaataaaatatcttgCACTTTGGCTGATAAACAAAGTGAAGAACACTCCCCTTATGCCAAATTTGTACTTGTATAATGGCATAATTTCAGGATTTTGCTGGTCAGAGAGTATGGAAGATGCATACAAGCACCTTGATACAATGCAAAATGAAGGCATCCAACCAAATCAAGTTACTTTTACTATTCTAATTGATGGGCATTTACGAAGTGGTGAAATTGATAGTGCTGTTAGTCTTTCAACAAAATGAAAACACAGGGTTGTCCTCCAGATAACATCGTCTACAACACTTTAATAAGAGGTCTATGCAGACATGGAAAGCTCATGGATGCTCTATCGCTCTCATATACAATGCTCAAAAAAGGATTGGCCCCTTCTAAGGCATCATATGAAAGTCTTCTCAGTTCTCTTTGTGCTAATAATTGGAATGTTCATGCACTGAAGATATGTCACGATATGCTTGCCAtaatcttaaattgttgatttgtaTACTAGTTGAAGAAAATAAGTGACACAAAGCACATTTTATGTATGATTTGCTTCTTAAGAAAGAAGATTTATGATGAACACAAGGTAGAGGTtggatatgatatgatattgttGGGCTTCCTTCCCTGGTCCGTGTGTATCAACAGAGTATGGACTTTTGTGTGGAGCTGCACATTGTAGCTTGTGTACCCTCAGAATTCCCTTTGGTAAATTGTTGTAAACCACCAACTCTTGACTTTAATGTTTGATGACCACAACAAATCTCTATGATTACACTTATATACAACACTATATAGTtacattaatatatataattattcacTATGTATTCATGATCTATGAGTTGTCCATCATGATAACATCCCCTCTCAAATTGATGTTGGTGGATCAAGAAGCATCAATTTTTCTACTAGAAACTGATGGTGTTCCCGAGCATCTTTAATCATCCATTCACCTAACTTTGTAGGATCAGTAGGAGTAGGATCCTACCATTTGTATGGCCCAATAGTTCTTTTCCGGTGAcaaataattgaaattgaaatccCCAAGAAGAATAATTTTTTCGGTAAAACAAACACTAAATGTCACGTTCAAACCCACTGGGCCAAGCAGGCACCTACTCTATtgcctagataggagaacccttacaccaattttgaaatcaaatcaaCGCGGAAGTTAGGAAAACATAAGAAATCTCtttactaattaaattaattatgaaaTACACTGAAAACCCTCCCTAAGAGACAGTCTAAGTAGGTACAaaagcttctaaagatacagagTATAAATAGAGTAATAATGTGCTCGTTATTGTACTTCATAATATTGCTTGCATGTATGAGACTAGAAAAGAtgtaataatgaaataaattttaagatcaattacatgcaatgaacctgttgCTTGTGTAAGTATGTGAAATATTCGTTATGGATTGTGATTGTTATTGTAGTTAGGGGTGGCAAATGGATAGGTTGGATTGAATTTGGATGGATTGGATCACAATCCATCCACATAAAATATGGATAAATATGGATTTGATCAAATATGATTTGGATAAAATGGTTGTAACCCACTTTAATCCCGTAcaccaaaaaatattaaatcaaagCTAAATTGTTAATATCTCAACCCCtaccaccccaccccaccccacctctataatttattattattatttgaataacttttcatacaaaaaagaaatttaatttttttactctGTATCCCACCctaccccacccccacccccacctccCTCCTATACCCccacccccccaaaaaaaagaataacttTTTTTGCCCACCCCAACCCCCTCACCCATACCCCCCGCGCCAAAAAAAACTCAACAtgatttttcatgttttatccATTTTGTTCACATTTGTATGAGCTTAAAATGGTTGAAGCTCATATTTATCCATTTAAGAAAATATGAGTGATCCGCTTAATTTAATATGGACTGAATGGACTCATTTCACTTATACGAGTTGAAATTGCCAcccctaatatatatatatatatatagatcgggtgtcacgtgtCGACACATACACATATAGAATttggtgtcacgttccaacacacacacacatatataaggatcgagtgtcatgtgccaacacatataaatattggatcgaatatcacgttccgacacatatattaaCAGTTTGGGTATGAGTTTCATGAGAGGACCAGGTATGTCTTATGGTTCCATGATAGAACCAATTGATTGTTGTAACTGTGATTAAGCATGCCCATCCTGTGTAATAATTGTTACGAAAGGACCAAAGGTCCAAGTGTTTACCATGTTGACTGTTATATTTGAGATTAACACCGTAAAACTGTATATTGCTcctgaaatggtaaattgataatgtgttctTCTATATGCCTATTTGAATTATGTTATTGTATCTAGATGTGTCTGAATCGTACATATGAGGTCGTGGGTAAACAAGTGGAGAGTCGTTGATGTGTTATTTAGTGGGATTAGTGATTTAGAGTCAGATATTAATGGTATCTTGTTGCTACATGTGTAAAACGGGGATTGGAAGAGAATTAGGAGATTCTGTCTCCGATCAGGCTGCCCTGGCTGGAGGAATTCCGCTATGGCGAGACCTCCATAGCGGGTAAGGTCCTGCCATGGCGGGCCAGTACGGTTAAGAGAGGAGTCTTAGTCCACCTAAATGTTTCCCTCCTTCAAGTGAGATGCTAATTATTTTAGGAATAAGTGTTGGTGTGAAAACTTAAGGAAAGTAGACTGGTTAGAAAGAATTAGTGGTTGTCCTAGTTCGGAAACTCCTCTATGTTTTAGAAGGGCTAGGTCTTGATCTGTATTAGAGTTAGCAGCAGACCTACTAGAAGGGATAAGTGTTAGGCTTGAATGACAGTAAGAAGGTAAATAGgaatgataagagtttgtgcataaaaGTTTGGCGGTGTATTCCTCAAGAgcatattttcttcttgttgatttctttatattatgcggtggatATCGGGTTGAccaatgatgcctaccagtacgtgttgtctgtactgatactactattgctatgccacttggcatagtatAGTtacagggtcagtgatgtttcttaggtaaagacgaagatgattctccaacagcttctagtCTTTCTTGTGGTGGGAGTGTGTCATTACTCTATGTATACTCtgatctttagaagctcttgtacctactTAGACTAGCTCCTTATGAGGGTTTTCAGTGTAtttcataattaatttaattagtaaaGAGATTTCTTATGTCTTCCTAACTTCCGCATTGACTTGATTTCAAAATTGGTGTGAGGATTCTCCTATCCAAACATTAGAGTAGGTGCCCACATGGCCTAGTGGGTTGGGTCATGGCATTTAGTGTTTGTTTCACCGAAAAAATTATTCTTCTTGGggatttcaatttcaattatttgTCACTGAAAAAGAACTATGGGGGGGCCATACAAATGATAGGATCCTAATCCTACTGATCCTACAAAGTTAGGTGAATGGATGATTAAAGATGCTCGGGAACACCATCAATTTCTAGTAGAAAAATTGATGTTTCTTGATCCACCAGCATCAATTTGACAATGCGCTCCGTTAATAGTTGGAGTCAATCACACCCTCGCTGTTATAAACACACATATCTGGCCTTATTTTCCAATTCAACAAATGgaattattaagaaaataatgaaatccataaagctaaaatgaaaataaaaaatgaaataagaaaaggaaaaaaaaaaaagagtaccTAGTCTTCTTCCCACACATACTAACCTGAATCCTAACCTTCCCTACAACATCATCTCCTCCAAAATAACCATAAAACAACCATGCTGTCAACCTTCCAGTCTTCCTTTACTCCATGACAGTATCCCTTTCTCATTCTCATCAAACATCCATCACCAAAGAAAAATCAATCCTCTCTGGTGCCTTACAGTGAAATCACTGAAATAACTACTTAAAAATTCCTCAGCAACATATATACAGACAACCATTTCAATCCGGAACGATTTTTATTTTGTCCATGACAAAAATTACTGCCGTTCCACCATAACATTAAAAAAGAGTTTGTGACTTTACAAATACAGCGGTCTAAGTTTAGTGACTATTCTTGAATTTAACATGTTAATATAACTCATAACTCATCTGCCAGTGGAGCaattaaattaaacaaaaaaggaagagaaaattaCAGAATGTACCTTAATTCAATATGCCCCACAGTTACTTCGTCAGATATTTGCTTATACTTGATCGAAGTTGGATATTCACTGTCAGGTGATGGTGCAAACAGTAATATGTCCAGCAACAAATCTGACAAGACCTGTTGAATTTTCACTTAGTCGCCATATATTAATGGCTTAATTCC
It contains:
- the LOC129893906 gene encoding pentatricopeptide repeat-containing protein At5g62370-like translates to MASPILVFLPKHPMMESYIATLGFNIYMIALCLGGELDSAQLCMDKMASLSLQPSLSAYSSMIKCLYQKGLHEDAKFLVEVMQDQGYVPNQATFLIMVNEYCKQGDIQSALEVLDQMEESGLKPSVAIYDSVIGCLGRKKRIDEALGVFRRMLEAGIYPDKTLFVTMINALSRNGRAIQAHELFDKMLEDGVQPSHYAYTALINGLVKKNMIEKGCVYLDRMIEEGFMPNTVLYTSLIKQFLRKREFEFAFKLVDLMERSEIERDLVTYITLVSGVSRNIRSLDGKGLVPQGRYEESKEMLFRLLHQSAMLPKETGLKISVSSQEQIKYLALWLINKVKNTPLMPNLYLYNGIISGFCWSESMEDAYKHLDTMQNEGIQPNQVTFTILIDGHFRSGEIDCVVSLFNRMNAQGCPPDNIVYNTLIRGLCRHGCSIALIYNAQKRIGPF
- the LOC129894628 gene encoding pentatricopeptide repeat-containing protein At5g62370-like translates to MIEEGFMPNTVLYTSLIKQFSRKREIEFAFKLVYLMERSGIELDLVTYITLVSGVSRNIRSLDGKGLVPQGRYEESKEMLFRLLHQSVMLPKETSLKISVSSQEQIKYLALWLINKVKNTPLMPNLYLYNGIISGFCWSESMEDAYKHLDTMQNEGIQPNQVTFTILIDGHLRSGEIDSAVSLSTK